GCGTCGCCGAGCGAGACAATGCTGTAAACCTCCGTCGACTTGGTTTCGTACAGGCTCTGGCTGAGATACTGGTCGACCTGTTCCATGGCCAGCTTGGCTTCCTCGCTGTCGCGGTCGCAACAGAATTCGACATACTCGCCCTTGTCCGGATCCCATATCGTGCCGGTATTGTTGTAGCTATCGAGCGCCGAATGGATCGCCGAGCCGGAGATGGTGTACTCGCCCGCCGGATTGACCTCGTCGCCGGGCTTCTGCCAACCCGCCGAATTGGTCCTCACCTTGCCCGCGCCATCGAGATCGAAGACCGCGTCATTGTTCGAGCCATCCCAGCGTTGCAGCCAGTCGATCGCTTCGTTGAGGTAGGCCTGGGCACTGTAAGGATTGCCTGCGTCTCCAATGCAATTTTCCTGCCCCGGATCTGACGGATCCGGATTGTTGGCGAGGAAGTTGAGCCAGGTCGCGACCACGTCGCGGCCCATGATCCACAGTCCATCCGCCGGACCCTTCGGACGATTGGAAGCGTCGATTAGCTGCTGCGCGTCGTTGAGGCTGATGAAGATCGTATCTTCCCACGCATCCTCGACACCATTCTGGTTATAGTCGCCGATCAGCAGTCCTTGGACGTCGTCGAGCGGTTCCCCATCATTGATCCCGTCTCCGTCAACCGCGTTGAGGAATCCATCTCCGTTGGAGTCAACTGCGTAGACCAGCTCTCCTTCGGCAAATCCGGGATCGCTGTCGTCAGGATCATTGGGATCGCCGGCATGCTTGCCCTCATTGCCGACAATGCCATCCCAGAACAGGTAACCGTTGTTGCTCCAGAAGCCCGGCGTGCCGACGCCCACGCAATCTTCCTCGAGCACGTAGTAGTTGGCATCGTCTGCGTCCGAGACCGTCGTGGTGCTGATCGCCGATATCGCTTCGACCATGCCGGTGTTCTCGTGCTGGCCTAGTTCCGAAGTGAGGTTGTAATAGAGTGTGAACGACTCTTCCGGTGCCAGAGTAAGGATTTCACCGGCATCGATGGTGCCATCTCCATCGGTGTCGAAATTCGACCATGCCTCGCCGAGATCTTCGGTTTCATTGCCATTGAGATCGACGAACACATTGAATGCATCGAGCGTCGTCGGATCCAGGTCCGGCGTGTAGACGATGGACTCCGAGGAAGTGATCCCGTTGACGGTGTGCAGGACGGTATCGCTCAGCGTGATTGCCGTCAGGGTTTCGTTGCCGGTGTTGGTCACGACCAGCTTGAACGTCACTGTCGTGCTTGTGCTCGCCTGGAGGCCATCGGGATCGTCATCGCTTCCTTCGGGCGGATCCTCCGGTAGATAATCGAAGAGATTGGTCTTCACGCTCTTTTCGATGTCGATGCTCGGGTCGGGCAGGAAGTTGCCGAAGTTGCCCTTCTCGGCCTCGCCGAGCGTACCGGTGACGGTGTTGCCGCTCTCGATGTCGAATGTGTAGTTGCCGTAGGTCTGGATCCAGTCGCTGGTCAGCAGCGCCTCGTAGACATACAGCGTGCCGTCGGCATCGTCACCCAGCACTGCGCCGCCCACGCCGACGACTTCGGCCGCAGTGAACGGGTTGAGCCCGTCGAACGAGTAGCTGCCGTCGACATCTGTGGTGGTCGAGGCGATGTAGCCATTGGTCGGATCGTCGTCGAAGTCGAGGATGATGGTCCAGCCCGAACGGACCGCGTCGTTCTCCTCGTTCCAGGTCTTGTCACCGTCGGCATCCTCCCACTTGAAGCCTGACACGGACATGTCGGCGAAATTACCGAAGTTGAGCGCCTCGGTATCGCCGAAGTCGCCTGCGGCATCGGTCCCGCTGGCACCGACCACGGTGTAGTACTCGAGGTTGGTGTCGTAGGTCTGGACCCAGTCGGGATCGGAGGTGTCCTCGCTGATCCGATAGGTGCCCGGTCCGAGGTCGGTGAACTCGTAATAGCCGTTTGCACCGGTCAGCACGCTGTCGGAGAAGTCGTCGAACTCGCCGTCGCCGTCGGTGTCGCCGACGATGTTGATGGTCCAGCCGACATAGCCTTGCTCGCCGGCATCCCACACTCCGTCGCCATCGTCATCGACCCACTTGTGGCCCGAGATATCGAACAGCTCGAAGTTGTAGAAGTCCTGGTCGACAACCTCGAAGCCGGAGGTCTGCTCGCCGACCGAGACGACGATCGGGGAGACGTTGACCCAGCCGGTCTTGCTCTCCTCGACCACCCAATAGGTGCCCGGCAACAGCT
This region of Altererythrobacter sp. CAU 1644 genomic DNA includes:
- a CDS encoding MSCRAMM family protein — protein: TSDPDWVQTYDTNLEYYTVVGASGTDAAGDFGDTEALNFGNVEYGSISGTKFVDGDGDLETTDDQSAYTEAGGWTIYLFDSDPGMNPTLPGSSIAMTTTDASGNYTFDELLPGTYWVVEESKTGWVNVSPIVVSVGEQTSGFEVVDQDFYNFELFDISGHKWVDDDGDGVWDAGEQGYVGWTINIVGDTDGDGEFDDFSDSVLTGANGYYEFTDLGPGTYRISEDTSDPDWVQTYDTNLEYYTVVGASGTDAAGDFGDTEALNFGNFADMSVSGFKWEDADGDKTWNEENDAVRSGWTIILDFDDDPTNGYIASTTTDVDGSYSFDGLNPFTAAEVVGVGGAVLGDDADGTLYVYEALLTSDWIQTYGNYTFDIESGNTVTGTLGEAEKGNFGNFLPDPSIDIEKSVKTNLFDYLPEDPPEGSDDDPDGLQASTSTTVTFKLVVTNTGNETLTAITLSDTVLHTVNGITSSESIVYTPDLDPTTLDAFNVFVDLNGNETEDLGEAWSNFDTDGDGTIDAGEILTLAPEESFTLYYNLTSELGQHENTGMVEAISAISTTTVSDADDANYYVLEEDCVGVGTPGFWSNNGYLFWDGIVGNEGKHAGDPNDPDDSDPGFAEGELVYAVDSNGDGFLNAVDGDGINDGEPLDDVQGLLIGDYNQNGVEDAWEDTIFISLNDAQQLIDASNRPKGPADGLWIMGRDVVATWLNFLANNPDPSDPGQENCIGDAGNPYSAQAYLNEAIDWLQRWDGSNNDAVFDLDGAGKVRTNSAGWQKPGDEVNPAGEYTISGSAIHSALDSYNNTGTIWDPDKGEYVEFCCDRDSEEAKLAMEQVDQYLSQSLYETKSTEVYSIVSLGDASLFDHNDASNKLIEDADLALASQMSSIA